GCTGCTCGCCACCGAGCACGGCGCTCTCGCCGGGCTCCCGCTGCGCGCGCTCACCGCCGAACTGGAGCTGGCTCAAGTCGAGGCGCAGCCCCTCGCCGCGTTCGACTGCGACACCTGGGACGATCTCTCCGCCGCCCGCGCCCGGATCAGGGAGCATGGAACCGTGCTGGACCAATGGATCACCGCCGTCAAGAGCGAGCTGGGCATCGACCTCGCCGTCGACACCAAGACCCTGCTCGACCTCGCCCGGGACGCCGCCCACGGCGTCGCCCGGCCCGCCGCCCCGCTGACCACCTTCCTGGTCGGCTACGCGGCCGCCCATGCCGCAGCCACCGGCGCCGACCCCGCCCAGGCCGTCGCCGAGGCCTCCCGCAAGGCCGCCGACCTGGCGCTGCGCTGGGCCGCCGAAGCGGAGGCCGACACCGCCACCGGAGGGAACGGCTCGGGATGATCCCCACGAACTCCGCCGAACAGGCCCTCGACGAAGCCCTGGCCCTGGTCAGCCGTACCCCGGAAGGCGGCGGCGGGGGCACCCACCGGGCCGCCTCCTGGCCGCAGGCCCGGGACGCCGCCGCGCAGGCCGGCGCCGGGGTGCGGGCCCGTACCCATGACGTGCCCCTCGGGGATGCCATCGGCGAGGTCCTGGCCGCCGCCCTGGACGCGCTGACCGACCTGCCGTCCTTCGACACCTCCGCCATGGACGGCTGGGCCGTGGCCG
This DNA window, taken from Streptomyces sp. TN58, encodes the following:
- a CDS encoding NTP transferase domain-containing protein, encoding MSYDAIVLAGGAARRLGGADKPALSVGGRALLDRVLDACPDALRTVVVGGRRPTARPVRWTREDPPGGGPVAALDAGLRDTTAGLVLVLSADLPFLDRETVRALLAAANAPGTDGAVLRDPEGRDQPLVAAYRAEPLRREVALLATEHGALAGLPLRALTAELELAQVEAQPLAAFDCDTWDDLSAARARIREHGTVLDQWITAVKSELGIDLAVDTKTLLDLARDAAHGVARPAAPLTTFLVGYAAAHAAATGADPAQAVAEASRKAADLALRWAAEAEADTATGGNGSG